The Plasmodium falciparum 3D7 genome assembly, chromosome: 3 nucleotide sequence TATGGATccagtaaaaaaatatatatttacataaaggGAAAATAAtcgtgtattatattataaggctatataaaaattttagtTTAAgcataattaatttatttacaaaataaaataaggtattatattttaaattaattatatgtataatcataaaataatataagaataacaataaaaatgaaagtcCACTGctataacatattattattttcttttacattaattatattgttattatcatcatcgcAGGTATGGatctaataaatatttttataataatataatatttatatatataaaataatctacatataaatatcacatatatatatcaccaTTTTTTATAGGTAAATAACCAAATGAACCATTACAATAGAGCCCATATGAAAAACATAGAACCTACAAAATCATATAGATCATTATGCGAACGTGAATTGTATGCGCCAGCcaattatgataatgatacAGAAATGAAAAGGGTGATGCAACAATTTGAGGATCGTACATCACAAAGATTTCACGAATATGACGAACGTATGCAAAGTAAACGAATGCAATGTAAAGAACAGTGTGAtaaagaaatacaaaaaattatattaaaagataaattagaaaaaCAAATGGAACAACAGTTAACCACATTGGAAACAAAGATAGATACCGATGATATTCCCACAGGTGTTTGCGAAAAATCCTTAGCGGATAAAACAGAAAATTTTTGTCTAAACTGTGGTAAAAATATGACAGCGATTGCACCCTGGTGGGGGTTGGTCTGTGGTGTAGGGTATGCAGGATGGTCACATTATGTTCCTATTGCAGTTGCAAAGGCTGCTATGGACGCAGGTATGAATGTAGTTATTAAtgcattaaaaaaattggGTGTGGAGAAATTAACTGCTGTAATACTCAAAGAAATTTCTCGTACAGGTAATTATGCTAATATCATAAATTTTTCTAGTATTATTAGTACGGAATTGAAGGCGGTCTGT carries:
- a CDS encoding rifin, with the protein product MKVHCYNILLFSFTLIILLLSSSQVNNQMNHYNRAHMKNIEPTKSYRSLCERELYAPANYDNDTEMKRVMQQFEDRTSQRFHEYDERMQSKRMQCKEQCDKEIQKIILKDKLEKQMEQQLTTLETKIDTDDIPTGVCEKSLADKTENFCLNCGKNMTAIAPWWGLVCGVGYAGWSHYVPIAVAKAAMDAGMNVVINALKKLGVEKLTAVILKEISRTGNYANIINFSSIISTELKAVCRVTLSSPSDGAMREGICSILKKGRTPPTVEQVVSGAFKLIDEKAPQAAKAAKQIEAANYTSTTSSLTTGIIASIIAIVIIVLIMVIIYLILRYRRKKKMKKKLQYIKLLEE